In Bacillus sp. DX3.1, the following proteins share a genomic window:
- a CDS encoding tetratricopeptide repeat protein produces MQKFEQAVSYIENGEVEKGLQQLKEQVKQGTDEEKYDISRYYHTLGFIDEALAIIEDLRLLYPEESEFTLFLAELYIDLDKEDEAIEVLHDIAEDDELYVQSLLLVADLFQMQGFDDVAEQKLLKAKELMPEEPVITFGLAELYSSKGEDQKAIAYYQSLLAEHKVMGGVVIALRLAETLSAIGKWEEAISYYEEGLEEQKDIHSLFGYAFTLYQGEEYQRAIGVWQELKELDPEYASLYMYLAKCYEKEGMLQESYETLQEGIKIDELSVPLYVELAHITAKLGRLSEAEELLQKALKLDPSHLGAILKYAYILKEQEKYEELIDVVETAIDNGEQDTQLLWDLAFAKKQLEMYSDALKHYESAYTSFKNHPDFLEEYGYFLLEEGLRKEAKEVFTSLIQLDPTQIHIEELLYNLEDFS; encoded by the coding sequence ATGCAAAAGTTTGAACAAGCTGTTTCTTACATTGAAAACGGCGAAGTAGAAAAAGGATTACAACAATTAAAAGAACAAGTAAAACAAGGGACAGACGAGGAGAAATATGACATTTCTCGTTACTATCATACGCTTGGATTTATTGATGAAGCGTTAGCGATTATAGAAGATTTACGTTTGTTATATCCTGAAGAAAGTGAGTTTACGTTATTTTTAGCAGAACTATATATTGATTTAGATAAAGAAGATGAGGCGATTGAAGTGCTTCATGATATTGCTGAAGATGATGAACTCTATGTTCAATCTCTATTACTTGTAGCTGATTTATTTCAAATGCAAGGCTTTGATGATGTTGCGGAACAAAAGCTATTAAAAGCAAAAGAGCTGATGCCAGAAGAGCCTGTTATCACCTTTGGACTAGCCGAATTGTATAGCAGCAAAGGTGAGGATCAAAAAGCAATTGCCTATTATCAGTCATTGTTAGCGGAGCATAAAGTGATGGGTGGTGTTGTTATTGCACTCCGCCTTGCAGAAACTTTAAGTGCAATTGGGAAATGGGAAGAAGCAATTTCTTATTATGAAGAAGGATTAGAAGAGCAAAAAGACATTCATTCTCTATTTGGATATGCATTCACGCTATATCAAGGAGAAGAGTATCAAAGAGCGATTGGGGTATGGCAAGAGTTAAAAGAACTAGATCCAGAATACGCTTCTTTATATATGTATTTAGCAAAATGCTATGAAAAAGAAGGTATGCTGCAAGAAAGCTACGAAACGCTTCAAGAAGGTATCAAAATCGACGAGCTGTCTGTGCCACTTTATGTAGAACTTGCACATATCACTGCAAAACTAGGTAGATTAAGTGAAGCGGAAGAGTTACTGCAAAAAGCATTGAAACTTGATCCAAGTCATTTGGGTGCGATTTTGAAATATGCATATATTTTAAAAGAACAAGAGAAATATGAAGAACTAATCGATGTTGTGGAAACAGCAATTGATAATGGGGAACAAGATACACAATTGCTTTGGGATCTTGCGTTTGCGAAAAAACAATTAGAAATGTATTCAGATGCATTAAAGCACTATGAAAGTGCATATACTTCTTTTAAGAATCATCCAGATTTCTTGGAAGAGTACGGTTATTTCTTGTTAGAGGAAGGTTTGCGAAAAGAGGCGAAAGAAGTATTTACAAGCTTGATACAACTAGACCCGACACAAATTCACATCGAAGAATTGCTATATAATTTAGAGGATTTTTCATAA
- a CDS encoding ReoY family proteolytic degradation factor: MNTPVSVNEKKDFVKWFLNNYQLKQRECVWILNYLMSHDQLMHKVHFVEHAKYCPRGLMMSANCVKDTPFHFFKQNVMTTDAEKSFHDIRLNRDEDIYIQLNFKSSFQNANYVAVLEENPYLPKHIEVNEKDRLLAERFLEESVYSFRRDRLLKLIDEALDSQDREAFCKLTEELKGL, from the coding sequence ATGAATACCCCTGTTTCTGTAAACGAGAAGAAGGATTTTGTAAAATGGTTTTTAAACAATTACCAACTGAAACAGCGTGAATGTGTATGGATTTTAAATTATTTAATGAGTCACGATCAATTAATGCATAAAGTCCATTTCGTAGAACATGCGAAATATTGTCCCCGAGGTTTGATGATGTCAGCAAATTGCGTAAAAGACACACCATTTCATTTCTTTAAACAAAATGTTATGACGACGGATGCAGAAAAGTCGTTTCATGATATTCGTTTAAATCGAGATGAAGATATTTATATTCAACTTAACTTTAAATCTTCGTTTCAAAATGCAAATTATGTTGCGGTACTAGAAGAAAATCCATATTTACCAAAGCATATTGAAGTAAATGAAAAAGATCGTTTACTTGCAGAGCGATTTTTAGAAGAAAGTGTATATTCATTTCGGAGGGACCGACTTTTAAAGTTAATTGATGAGGCGCTGGATAGTCAGGATAGGGAAGCGTTTTGTAAGTTGACAGAGGAATTAAAGGGCTTGTAA
- a CDS encoding YpiF family protein: MKWAVKDAEQFEQAREYVDTGIIPLLSISVAKEMKSIVEQGEFIIALSRELEREYKGRVLLLPAFTYLTEQQEQEQERLQDWTNHLKEQGLKHIAYVTSDFAWKEAADALTGNLFWLPALSLEQFSDQAKREVIHVHIKNIMDLLTEKWENK; encoded by the coding sequence GTGAAATGGGCTGTAAAAGATGCAGAGCAATTTGAACAAGCAAGAGAGTATGTAGATACAGGTATTATACCCCTTCTTTCTATTTCAGTTGCAAAAGAAATGAAGTCTATTGTAGAACAAGGAGAATTCATTATAGCGTTAAGTCGGGAATTAGAACGGGAATATAAAGGAAGGGTGCTTCTACTACCTGCGTTTACTTATTTAACAGAACAACAAGAGCAGGAACAAGAACGCTTGCAAGACTGGACAAACCATCTTAAAGAGCAGGGGTTGAAACATATTGCTTATGTTACAAGTGACTTTGCATGGAAAGAAGCTGCGGATGCATTAACAGGAAATTTATTTTGGCTACCAGCTCTATCACTAGAACAATTCAGTGATCAAGCGAAAAGAGAAGTAATTCACGTCCATATAAAAAACATAATGGATTTATTAACAGAAAAGTGGGAAAATAAATAA
- the qcrA gene encoding menaquinol-cytochrome c reductase iron-sulfur subunit: MSEKEHRVSRRQFLNYTLTGVGGFMAAGILMPMTRFALDPVLRKEAGGDMVAVAQVKEITTEPKRFDFKVKQVDGWYKSEEPKSAWVHKDESGDIIAFSPVCKHLGCTVNWNSDKSHPNQFYCPCHGGRYTKDGMNIKGTPPLAPLDVYESKVKDGTLYLGKAKPRGGAK; the protein is encoded by the coding sequence GTGAGCGAGAAGGAACATCGTGTGTCAAGAAGACAATTTTTAAACTACACACTTACAGGTGTAGGAGGATTTATGGCAGCTGGGATTTTAATGCCGATGACGCGCTTTGCACTTGATCCAGTTTTAAGGAAAGAAGCAGGGGGAGATATGGTTGCTGTTGCTCAAGTAAAGGAGATTACAACGGAACCAAAACGCTTCGACTTTAAGGTGAAGCAGGTTGATGGATGGTATAAATCCGAAGAGCCAAAATCAGCATGGGTGCATAAAGATGAAAGCGGAGACATTATAGCGTTTTCTCCGGTTTGTAAGCATTTAGGATGTACAGTGAACTGGAATTCAGACAAGTCACATCCTAATCAATTCTATTGCCCATGTCACGGGGGGCGTTACACAAAAGATGGTATGAATATAAAGGGAACACCGCCTCTTGCTCCACTTGATGTGTATGAATCCAAAGTGAAAGATGGAACGCTTTATTTAGGAAAAGCAAAGCCAAGAGGGGGTGCGAAATAG
- the qcrB gene encoding menaquinol-cytochrome c reductase cytochrome b subunit, translating into MLNKIYDWVDERLDITPLWRDIADHEVPEHVNPAHHFSAFVYCFGGLTFFVTVIQILSGMFLTMYYVPDIKNAWESVYYLQNEVAYGQIVRGMHHWGASLVIVMMFLHTLRVFFQGAYKKPRELNWIVGVLIFFVMLGLGFTGYLLPWDMKALFATKVGIQIAEQTPLIGPYIKTLLAGHSEIVGAQTLTRFFAIHVFFLPAALLGLMAFHFIMIRKQGISGPL; encoded by the coding sequence ATGTTAAATAAAATTTATGATTGGGTGGACGAGCGGTTAGATATTACACCGTTGTGGCGTGATATTGCCGACCATGAAGTGCCCGAACATGTAAACCCAGCGCATCACTTTTCGGCATTTGTCTACTGCTTTGGAGGATTGACGTTCTTTGTTACTGTTATTCAAATTTTGTCAGGAATGTTCTTGACGATGTATTATGTACCAGACATTAAAAATGCCTGGGAATCAGTTTATTATTTACAAAATGAAGTTGCATATGGACAAATTGTTCGCGGTATGCACCATTGGGGTGCTAGTCTTGTAATTGTGATGATGTTTTTACATACACTTCGAGTTTTCTTCCAAGGTGCATATAAAAAGCCTCGTGAATTAAACTGGATTGTCGGTGTCCTTATTTTCTTCGTTATGTTAGGTCTTGGTTTTACAGGATATTTATTACCTTGGGATATGAAAGCGTTATTTGCTACAAAAGTAGGGATTCAAATTGCAGAGCAAACGCCGCTTATTGGTCCTTACATTAAAACGTTACTTGCCGGTCATTCCGAAATTGTCGGTGCTCAAACATTAACTCGCTTCTTTGCTATTCACGTATTCTTCTTGCCAGCAGCATTACTTGGGCTCATGGCATTCCACTTCATCATGATTCGCAAACAAGGTATTTCCGGTCCACTATAA
- the qcrC gene encoding menaquinol-cytochrome c reductase cytochrome b/c subunit, translated as MHRGKGMKFVGDSRVPVNRKPNIPKDYSEYPGKTEAFWPNFLLKEWMVGAVFLIGYLCLTVAHPSPLERMADPTDAGYIPLPDWYFLFLYQLLKYSYASGSFTVIGAFIMPGIAFGALLLAPFLDRGPERRPLKRPVATGFMLLAIASIIFLTWESVATHDWEAAKKQGAIVKTTPVDKNDEGYKLMQKNTCLTCHGDNLQGGAAAPALQNLTLKPEEVAKIAKDGKGAMPKGVFKGTDEELKKLSEFIAKYNKK; from the coding sequence ATGCATCGCGGCAAAGGGATGAAGTTTGTCGGAGATTCGCGAGTACCTGTCAATAGGAAACCGAATATTCCGAAAGATTATTCAGAATACCCAGGGAAAACAGAAGCATTTTGGCCAAACTTCTTGTTAAAAGAATGGATGGTTGGTGCGGTTTTTTTAATCGGTTATTTATGTTTAACTGTGGCGCATCCGTCACCACTAGAGAGAATGGCAGATCCTACAGATGCGGGATATATACCACTTCCAGACTGGTATTTCTTATTTCTGTATCAACTCTTGAAGTACTCATATGCATCTGGTTCATTTACTGTAATCGGTGCGTTTATTATGCCAGGGATTGCGTTTGGAGCATTATTATTAGCTCCGTTTCTAGATCGTGGTCCTGAAAGACGTCCGTTGAAACGTCCAGTGGCGACAGGATTTATGCTTTTGGCAATTGCTTCTATCATCTTTTTAACATGGGAATCCGTAGCTACACATGACTGGGAAGCTGCAAAAAAACAAGGTGCAATTGTTAAAACGACACCAGTCGATAAAAACGATGAAGGTTATAAATTGATGCAAAAAAATACATGTTTAACATGTCACGGTGATAATTTACAAGGCGGAGCAGCCGCTCCGGCATTGCAAAACTTAACGTTAAAGCCGGAAGAAGTCGCAAAAATTGCGAAAGATGGAAAAGGTGCAATGCCTAAAGGAGTATTTAAAGGAACGGATGAAGAGCTGAAGAAGCTTTCGGAATTCATTGCAAAGTATAATAAGAAATAA
- a CDS encoding DUF1405 domain-containing protein codes for MTFLYSILRGRMFLWLLLIINTFGTIYGYIWYQYQLIETPPIFIPFVPDSPTASLFFVFVLIAFLQKKNWGLMEALAIVTLFKYGVWAVVMNVLLIIVQGDIGWAGYMLIASHGAMAIQGLLYAPFYRIKCWHFALAAVWTVHNDIIDYVFRQMPRYGVLDAYYQPIGYFTFWLSILVLGITYYLCMRKGRLQFSL; via the coding sequence GTGACATTTTTATATTCGATATTGAGAGGGCGTATGTTTTTATGGCTCTTACTCATCATTAATACTTTTGGTACGATTTATGGATATATTTGGTATCAATATCAACTGATTGAAACACCGCCTATTTTTATACCTTTTGTGCCTGATAGTCCAACAGCTAGTTTATTTTTTGTATTTGTATTAATTGCTTTTCTTCAGAAAAAAAACTGGGGGTTAATGGAGGCCCTAGCTATTGTAACTTTATTTAAATATGGTGTATGGGCTGTGGTGATGAACGTACTACTCATCATTGTACAGGGAGATATCGGCTGGGCCGGCTATATGTTAATTGCTTCCCACGGTGCAATGGCAATTCAAGGGTTATTATATGCACCGTTTTACCGCATAAAGTGTTGGCATTTTGCTCTAGCAGCGGTTTGGACCGTGCATAATGACATCATTGATTATGTATTTAGACAAATGCCAAGATATGGCGTGCTAGATGCATATTATCAACCAATTGGCTATTTTACATTTTGGCTCAGCATTCTGGTATTAGGAATCACCTATTATTTATGCATGAGAAAAGGGCGTCTGCAGTTCTCCCTATAG
- the ypjB gene encoding sporulation protein YpjB: MKKVLIGMITFLFILFPVRIYAENWNELTGILDDSLQFVKQEEYRKATQVLKHFSEQFLLRENAKKEKLSPKHFRTISLAYDRAQQSLAEQTVSQQIKIDDVLALQLAVDAEVSKYQPLWIEREEHIMGAFAKVEKSIQTEDDERFQKSLNTFLHEFDVIYPSLMIVLPENQLQRVNAHLSYLDEFRNVMLKNKSGQTQIGIIKGDLQKIFRTAKKDEVDSSLIWFMTITGGLILFTLTYVGWRKYKGEKAKRKSAMHSKNR; the protein is encoded by the coding sequence ATGAAAAAAGTATTAATTGGAATGATAACATTTCTGTTTATATTGTTTCCTGTACGTATATATGCTGAAAACTGGAATGAGTTAACGGGGATATTAGATGATTCCTTGCAGTTTGTAAAACAAGAAGAGTATAGGAAAGCAACACAAGTGTTGAAGCATTTTTCAGAGCAATTTTTATTGCGAGAGAACGCGAAGAAAGAGAAACTATCACCAAAGCACTTCCGAACGATTTCTCTTGCGTATGACCGAGCGCAGCAGTCGCTAGCGGAACAAACTGTAAGTCAGCAGATCAAAATAGATGATGTATTGGCATTGCAACTTGCAGTAGATGCGGAAGTATCTAAGTATCAACCACTTTGGATTGAGCGAGAAGAGCATATAATGGGTGCTTTTGCAAAAGTAGAAAAATCAATTCAAACAGAGGATGATGAGCGGTTTCAAAAATCATTAAATACATTCTTGCATGAATTTGATGTAATTTATCCAAGTTTAATGATTGTCTTGCCAGAAAATCAATTACAGCGTGTGAATGCGCATTTATCTTATTTAGATGAATTTCGTAATGTCATGTTAAAAAACAAAAGTGGACAAACGCAAATTGGCATTATAAAAGGGGATTTACAAAAAATATTCCGAACGGCAAAGAAGGATGAAGTAGATTCTTCGCTTATCTGGTTTATGACGATTACCGGTGGGCTTATTCTGTTTACATTAACATACGTTGGTTGGAGAAAATATAAAGGTGAGAAAGCAAAACGCAAAAGCGCAATGCATTCTAAAAACCGATAA
- a CDS encoding zinc metallopeptidase, producing MAFYLIYFAIIMIIPLYAQSKVRSAYSKYSQVYSTSGMTGAEVARKILDENGLYNVAVEETPGHLSDHYDPTAKTVRLSTDNYYGHSVAGTAVAAHEVGHAIQDAKDYSFMRFRHSLVPVANFGSNISWVFIMIGMFATMTKLLLLGIILMAVGVLFQLVTLPVEFDASKRAMKQIEALGIVSTDEYGQARKVLNAAALTYVAAAAVAVFELLRLLLVYTGMQRSDD from the coding sequence ATGGCTTTTTACTTAATTTACTTCGCGATCATTATGATCATACCGTTGTATGCACAGTCTAAAGTGCGAAGTGCTTATAGTAAGTATTCACAAGTGTATTCAACATCAGGTATGACAGGCGCGGAAGTGGCTCGCAAAATTTTAGATGAAAATGGTTTGTACAATGTCGCTGTAGAAGAAACGCCAGGACATTTATCAGATCACTATGATCCAACAGCAAAAACGGTTCGTTTGTCAACGGACAATTATTATGGTCATTCAGTTGCTGGAACAGCTGTAGCAGCTCATGAAGTAGGACATGCGATACAAGATGCGAAGGATTATAGTTTTATGCGCTTTCGTCACTCACTAGTTCCGGTTGCGAACTTCGGATCTAATATCTCTTGGGTGTTCATTATGATTGGTATGTTTGCAACAATGACAAAACTGCTGTTGCTAGGAATTATTTTAATGGCAGTAGGTGTACTTTTCCAACTTGTAACATTACCAGTTGAGTTCGATGCTTCAAAGCGTGCAATGAAGCAAATTGAAGCACTTGGTATTGTATCAACAGATGAATATGGGCAAGCTCGTAAAGTGTTAAACGCAGCTGCTTTAACGTACGTTGCAGCAGCAGCGGTAGCAGTATTCGAACTGCTTCGCTTATTATTAGTTTATACAGGTATGCAGCGCAGTGATGATTAA
- a CDS encoding uracil-DNA glycosylase, with product MMIVQYPDLLVRSVKERSAPYPLEGFVYGQGLGQPKLMLVGEAPGETEIHNGIPFSGRAGIHLMEFLERIGVTREEVYITSAVRGRPYKWREKRERNGQVVQRKYNRTPNQQEILAHAPILDYEMEHIQAPLIVTLGNIALKRLAGPDKKISDIHGQLLKQPVRRLRNNQSTEYIWTEKVYNIFPTFHPASIFYNRSLLELIYEDLEVLKRYIQ from the coding sequence GTGATGATTGTGCAATATCCAGATTTATTAGTAAGAAGTGTGAAAGAGCGTAGCGCGCCTTATCCATTAGAGGGGTTTGTGTATGGACAAGGGCTAGGACAACCAAAACTGATGCTTGTAGGGGAAGCACCGGGAGAAACAGAAATTCATAATGGTATTCCTTTTAGTGGAAGAGCGGGAATTCATTTAATGGAATTTTTGGAGCGAATTGGTGTGACAAGAGAAGAAGTATACATTACGAGTGCTGTGCGAGGTCGCCCTTATAAATGGAGAGAGAAACGAGAGCGAAATGGACAGGTTGTACAGCGGAAATATAATCGAACGCCGAACCAACAGGAAATACTTGCACATGCTCCTATATTGGATTATGAAATGGAACACATTCAGGCACCACTTATTGTGACACTAGGAAACATTGCTTTAAAGCGTCTTGCAGGACCAGATAAAAAGATTTCCGATATTCATGGGCAATTATTGAAGCAGCCAGTGCGCAGATTGAGAAATAATCAAAGTACAGAGTATATATGGACGGAGAAAGTATATAACATTTTTCCGACTTTTCATCCAGCTTCTATTTTTTATAATCGGAGTTTATTGGAATTAATTTATGAGGATTTAGAAGTATTGAAGAGATACATACAGTGA
- a CDS encoding YitT family protein — protein MKTNLKIRNIFFILIGSAIFSFGIVNINIENHLAEGGFTGITLLLYFLFSLDPSYTNLILNIPLFFVGWKLLGRTTFLYTLIGTFSVSLFLWIFQRYESLNLHLNLQNDMTLAALFAGAFIGIGLGIIFKYGGTTGGVDIIARLAHKYIGWSMGKTMFMFDAVVIAISILTYLSYREGMYTLVAVFIGARVIDFMQEGAYAAKGATIISDKNDEIADKILSEMERGATFLKAVGTYTKIERNVLYCVVGKNEIVKLKNIITSVDPHAFVAVSDVHDVVGEGFTLDENKNPLHN, from the coding sequence ATGAAAACAAATTTAAAGATTCGAAACATTTTTTTTATTCTGATCGGTTCCGCTATTTTTTCTTTTGGTATCGTCAATATTAATATTGAAAACCATCTAGCAGAAGGTGGATTTACAGGAATTACATTATTACTGTACTTTCTATTCTCACTCGATCCTTCTTATACAAACTTAATTTTAAACATCCCTCTCTTTTTCGTTGGCTGGAAATTGCTCGGACGAACAACCTTCTTATACACATTAATTGGAACGTTTAGCGTCTCTTTATTTCTTTGGATTTTCCAGCGTTATGAATCACTAAATTTACATTTAAACTTACAAAATGATATGACGTTAGCGGCATTATTCGCCGGCGCGTTTATCGGAATTGGACTTGGAATTATATTTAAATATGGTGGTACAACGGGTGGCGTCGATATTATCGCACGGTTAGCACATAAATATATTGGCTGGAGTATGGGTAAAACGATGTTTATGTTTGATGCAGTTGTCATTGCTATCTCTATCCTTACTTACTTATCCTATCGCGAAGGCATGTATACATTAGTTGCTGTCTTTATCGGAGCAAGGGTTATCGATTTTATGCAAGAAGGAGCATATGCCGCAAAAGGAGCAACCATCATTTCGGATAAAAACGATGAGATTGCAGACAAAATTTTATCAGAAATGGAACGCGGGGCAACTTTTTTAAAAGCGGTCGGTACCTATACAAAAATTGAACGAAATGTTCTCTATTGCGTAGTTGGGAAAAATGAAATTGTAAAACTGAAAAATATCATTACTTCTGTTGATCCACATGCATTCGTGGCGGTAAGTGATGTACATGATGTGGTTGGAGAAGGTTTTACATTAGATGAAAATAAAAACCCATTACATAATTAA
- a CDS encoding nucleotide pyrophosphohydrolase, with amino-acid sequence MEQKTMKDMQKEVDAYIGQFKEGYFSPLAMMARLTEEMGELAREVNHYYGEKPKKTTEKERTIEEELGDVLFVMICMANSLHIDLETAHNIVMNKFNTRDKDRWTRIEEGEKEE; translated from the coding sequence ATGGAACAAAAAACGATGAAAGATATGCAAAAGGAAGTAGATGCATATATTGGTCAATTTAAAGAAGGTTATTTTAGTCCGCTTGCCATGATGGCTCGTTTAACAGAAGAAATGGGTGAACTTGCAAGAGAAGTGAATCATTATTACGGTGAAAAACCGAAAAAAACGACTGAAAAAGAACGAACAATTGAAGAAGAACTTGGAGATGTATTATTTGTTATGATTTGTATGGCAAATAGTTTACATATTGATTTAGAAACAGCACATAACATCGTAATGAATAAATTTAATACACGTGATAAGGATCGCTGGACACGTATTGAAGAGGGAGAGAAAGAAGAATGA
- the dapB gene encoding 4-hydroxy-tetrahydrodipicolinate reductase: MKDIRVIIAGPRGRMGHEAVLLMERTPHFQLVAAIDYKHGGEKIADIAGMPALDAPIYADLHTCLNEVEADVLLDLTTPEVGKKHVTLAVEHGLRSVIGTTGFTEEELQHLTETTREKQVGTIIAPNFAIGAVLMMKFSQMAAKYFQDVEVIELHHDQKLDAPSGTAVKTVDLIRQNREQKQQGHPNETEQLKGARGANVDGIHIHSVRLPGLIAHQEVLFGGDGQMLTVRHDSFNRASFMSGVKLSIETVMELDHLVYGLENIID, from the coding sequence ATGAAAGACATTAGAGTAATTATTGCAGGGCCGAGAGGACGTATGGGACACGAAGCGGTACTTCTTATGGAAAGAACACCACATTTTCAATTAGTAGCAGCGATTGATTATAAACATGGTGGCGAAAAGATCGCTGACATTGCTGGAATGCCTGCATTGGATGCACCAATTTATGCGGACTTACATACTTGTTTAAACGAAGTAGAAGCGGATGTACTACTAGATTTAACAACACCAGAAGTAGGGAAAAAACATGTGACGCTTGCTGTGGAACATGGTCTGCGTTCCGTAATTGGAACGACAGGTTTTACTGAAGAAGAATTACAACACTTAACGGAGACTACAAGAGAAAAACAAGTCGGTACAATTATCGCTCCAAACTTCGCAATTGGTGCGGTATTGATGATGAAGTTTTCTCAAATGGCAGCAAAATATTTCCAAGATGTTGAAGTTATTGAATTACATCATGATCAGAAGTTAGATGCACCGTCTGGAACCGCTGTGAAAACGGTAGATTTAATTCGCCAAAACCGTGAGCAAAAACAGCAAGGTCATCCAAATGAAACGGAACAATTAAAAGGTGCACGTGGTGCAAATGTGGATGGCATTCACATTCATAGTGTGCGGTTACCAGGACTTATTGCGCATCAAGAAGTATTATTTGGTGGAGATGGACAGATGTTAACAGTTCGTCATGATTCTTTCAACCGTGCATCATTTATGTCAGGTGTAAAATTATCCATCGAAACAGTAATGGAGCTTGATCATCTTGTATACGGTTTAGAAAACATTATCGACTAA
- the mgsA gene encoding methylglyoxal synthase: MKIALIAHDKKKDDMVSFAYAYKPIFEKHELFATGTTGLRIMEATGMSVTRYQSGPLGGDQEIGAMIAKNDLDMVIFFRDPLTAQPHEPDVNALLRLCDVYAIPLATNMASAEMLMHALERGDLDYRKLRK, encoded by the coding sequence ATGAAGATTGCCTTAATTGCACACGACAAAAAGAAAGATGATATGGTTTCGTTTGCATACGCATACAAACCAATTTTCGAAAAACATGAACTCTTTGCAACAGGGACAACAGGTCTTCGTATTATGGAAGCGACTGGCATGTCTGTAACAAGATATCAGTCCGGTCCTCTTGGCGGTGATCAAGAAATTGGTGCAATGATTGCGAAAAACGATTTAGATATGGTGATCTTCTTTCGGGATCCACTAACGGCACAACCACATGAGCCGGATGTGAATGCATTACTTCGTTTATGTGATGTGTACGCGATTCCCCTTGCAACGAATATGGCAAGTGCTGAGATGTTAATGCATGCATTAGAACGAGGAGATTTAGACTACCGAAAGCTAAGAAAATGA
- the bshB1 gene encoding bacillithiol biosynthesis deacetylase BshB1 — MSGLHILAFGAHADDVEIGMAGTIAKYTKQGYEVGICDLTEADLSSNGTVELRKQEALAAAHIMGVKERINLAMPDRGLYMKKEYIREIVKIIRTYKPTLIFAPYYEDRHPDHANCAKLVEEAVFSAGVRKYMPEIQPHRVQSFYYYMINGFHKPNFCIDISEHLTEKVSSLEAYESQFTTGSDGVKTPLTEGYVETVIAREKMFGKEVGVMYAEGFMSKKPVLLHADLIGGYK, encoded by the coding sequence ATGAGTGGATTACATATATTAGCGTTTGGAGCCCATGCCGATGATGTTGAAATCGGTATGGCTGGCACCATTGCGAAATATACAAAACAAGGATATGAAGTTGGTATTTGTGATTTAACAGAAGCTGACTTATCTTCGAATGGAACGGTGGAATTACGGAAACAAGAAGCACTAGCAGCTGCCCATATTATGGGAGTGAAAGAGCGTATAAACTTAGCGATGCCGGACCGTGGTTTATATATGAAGAAAGAGTATATAAGAGAAATCGTGAAAATCATTCGAACATATAAGCCAACGCTCATCTTCGCACCTTATTACGAAGATCGTCATCCGGACCATGCAAATTGTGCAAAACTTGTGGAAGAGGCTGTTTTTTCAGCTGGTGTTCGTAAATATATGCCGGAAATTCAACCGCACCGTGTGCAATCTTTTTATTACTATATGATCAATGGTTTTCATAAACCAAATTTCTGTATTGATATTAGCGAGCATCTTACTGAAAAAGTATCGTCATTAGAAGCATATGAAAGCCAATTTACAACGGGGAGTGATGGCGTAAAGACACCTTTAACGGAAGGATATGTTGAAACGGTTATTGCCCGTGAAAAAATGTTCGGAAAAGAAGTTGGGGTTATGTATGCGGAAGGGTTTATGAGCAAAAAGCCAGTTTTGTTACATGCGGATTTAATAGGGGGATATAAATGA